One stretch of Alcaligenes faecalis DNA includes these proteins:
- a CDS encoding TRAP transporter large permease: MDLFVANMAPVMFASLIVFLLLGFPVAFALAANGMVFGLIGVEMGLFNWSLFQALPLRVFGIMANDTLLAIPFFTFMGLILERSGMAEDLLDTIGQLFGSMPGGLAIAVVFVGAMLAATTGVVSASVISMGLISLPIMLRYGYSRRLATGVIAASGTLSQIIPPSLVLIVLADQLGRSVGDMYRGAMVPGLVLTGAYLLYILILAVLRPKDVPPIPAEHRTYSESNGRSGARSLCVLLLISLVAGYVLDEFWVDPNGPVDEKVIICILLVGGVAFVLALINKWLKLGLLSVLAERVVFVMIPPLGLIFLVLGTIFLGIATPTEGGAMGAVGAILMAVSRRRLSIDLLKQAMDTTAKLSCFVMFILIGSTIFSLTFRGVDGDLWVEHLLIDLPGGEYGFLILVSVLVFVLAFFLDFFELAFIIVPLLGPVADKMGIDLIWFGVLLAVNMQTSFMHPPFGFSLFYLRSVAPKDDYIDKVTKKKIPGVATGDIYWGSVPFICIQIVMIAVVLLFPGMVTHYKGTGAKVDPSTVTIEMQDEYGADLNPFDDSGDGGGMPVFK; encoded by the coding sequence ATGGATTTATTTGTCGCCAATATGGCGCCAGTGATGTTTGCATCACTGATTGTTTTCTTGCTGCTGGGCTTTCCGGTTGCCTTTGCGCTGGCCGCCAACGGGATGGTGTTCGGTCTGATTGGTGTGGAAATGGGCCTGTTCAACTGGTCTCTGTTCCAGGCGCTGCCGCTGCGTGTGTTTGGCATCATGGCCAACGATACCTTGCTGGCGATTCCCTTCTTTACCTTTATGGGGCTGATTCTGGAGCGGTCGGGCATGGCAGAAGACCTGCTCGATACGATTGGTCAGCTGTTTGGCTCCATGCCCGGCGGCCTGGCCATTGCTGTGGTGTTTGTGGGAGCCATGCTGGCAGCCACCACGGGTGTGGTGTCGGCCTCGGTGATTTCCATGGGCTTGATCTCCTTGCCCATCATGCTGCGCTATGGCTACAGCCGCCGATTGGCAACGGGTGTGATCGCTGCTTCGGGCACCTTGTCGCAAATTATTCCGCCATCTCTGGTGTTGATCGTATTGGCTGACCAGTTGGGTCGTTCGGTAGGCGATATGTACCGTGGCGCCATGGTGCCCGGTCTGGTGCTGACCGGCGCTTATCTGCTCTACATCCTGATTCTGGCAGTGCTGCGTCCCAAGGATGTGCCGCCGATCCCCGCCGAACATCGTACTTACTCGGAATCCAATGGTCGCTCGGGTGCACGCTCCTTGTGCGTGTTGCTGTTGATCTCGTTGGTGGCCGGTTATGTATTGGACGAGTTTTGGGTTGATCCTAACGGCCCGGTAGATGAGAAGGTCATTATTTGCATCTTGCTGGTTGGTGGTGTGGCTTTCGTGTTGGCCCTGATCAACAAATGGCTGAAGCTGGGCTTGCTGTCGGTGCTGGCCGAACGCGTGGTGTTCGTGATGATTCCGCCCTTGGGCCTGATTTTCCTGGTGCTGGGGACGATCTTTCTGGGTATTGCGACACCGACCGAAGGCGGGGCCATGGGCGCCGTGGGCGCGATTCTGATGGCGGTCAGCCGTCGCCGCCTGAGCATCGACCTGCTCAAGCAAGCCATGGATACCACGGCCAAGCTTTCCTGCTTTGTGATGTTCATTCTGATCGGTTCCACCATCTTCTCGCTGACCTTCCGTGGCGTGGATGGCGACCTGTGGGTGGAGCACCTGCTGATTGACCTGCCTGGCGGCGAATATGGCTTCCTGATTCTGGTCAGTGTGCTGGTGTTTGTACTGGCCTTTTTCCTGGATTTCTTCGAGCTGGCTTTCATCATCGTGCCTTTGCTGGGGCCGGTGGCTGACAAGATGGGCATCGATTTAATCTGGTTTGGCGTGCTCTTAGCCGTTAATATGCAAACATCCTTTATGCATCCACCATTTGGCTTCTCACTATTTTATTTGCGCTCGGTGGCGCCCAAGGATGATTACATCGACAAAGTGACCAAGAAGAAGATCCCGGGTGTGGCCACAGGCGACATTTACTGGGGCTCCGTACCCTTTATCTGCATCCAGATTGTCATGATTGCCGTGGTGCTGCTGTTCCCAGGCATGGTGACGCACTACAAGGGGACGGGGGCGAAAGTTGATCCCAGTACGGTCACGATCGAAATGCAGGATGAATACGGTGCCGACTTGAATCCGTTTGATGATTCGGGCGATGGCGGCGGGATGCCGGTATTCAAGTAA
- a CDS encoding TRAP transporter small permease subunit, translating into MQSLLKLSRAIDSLNQLCGRVVMWVVLLVVVISSYNAIARKFFDSSSNAWLEVQWYLFGALFLLTGGYTFLRNEHVRVDVLASRLSERKQIVIEAACVVLFMLPACIAIMALSWPVFMDSYLSQEVSSNSGGLIRWPAKLIIPIGFALISLQGISHLIKCIGFLRGACPNPNKKLQDKTPEELLAEEIARQAEAKLAHQHKG; encoded by the coding sequence ATGCAATCTTTACTCAAACTATCAAGGGCGATCGACAGCCTGAATCAGCTATGTGGCCGGGTGGTCATGTGGGTGGTTCTGCTGGTTGTCGTAATCAGTTCCTATAACGCCATCGCGCGCAAATTCTTCGATTCCAGCTCCAATGCCTGGCTGGAGGTGCAGTGGTATTTGTTTGGTGCCTTGTTCCTGCTGACGGGCGGCTACACCTTTTTGCGCAATGAGCATGTGCGTGTGGACGTACTGGCCTCGCGCCTGTCCGAGCGCAAGCAAATTGTGATCGAAGCCGCGTGTGTGGTGCTGTTCATGTTGCCGGCCTGTATTGCCATCATGGCCTTGTCCTGGCCGGTGTTCATGGACTCCTACCTGAGCCAGGAAGTGTCTTCTAATTCCGGTGGCCTGATTCGCTGGCCTGCCAAATTGATTATCCCGATTGGTTTTGCCCTGATTTCCCTGCAGGGAATTTCGCACCTGATCAAGTGCATCGGTTTCCTGCGCGGCGCTTGCCCCAACCCCAACAAGAAGTTGCAGGACAAAACGCCCGAAGAATTGCTGGCTGAAGAAATTGCACGGCAAGCCGAGGCCAAGTTAGCGCATCAACACAAAGGCTGA
- a CDS encoding ABC transporter permease → MNKALRSMPSWLAGVVSTVVVLLAWELICWLGQVREVILPRPSLILEDLYGELGWYMGQALYTLGITLAGFVLAAVGGVLIAVALVGSPLFERFCYPLIVGFNSIPKVALAPLFVVWMGTGYEPKVAIAFLIAVFAVIVDTVQGLRSVSPDILDLGRVLKGGPVALFFKVRLPSALPSIMAGLKVALSLALVGAIVGEFVSSQRGLGFVIMSAQGVFDTVRVFSALFILAVMGLVLYFLLDAVEKRATRFRSH, encoded by the coding sequence ATGAATAAAGCCTTGCGTTCCATGCCCAGCTGGTTGGCGGGCGTGGTCTCTACCGTCGTGGTGCTGTTGGCGTGGGAATTAATTTGTTGGCTGGGTCAGGTGCGGGAAGTGATTTTGCCGCGCCCCTCGCTGATTCTGGAGGATTTGTATGGCGAACTGGGTTGGTACATGGGTCAAGCGTTATACACGCTCGGCATCACGCTGGCTGGATTTGTATTGGCCGCCGTAGGCGGCGTACTGATCGCCGTCGCTTTAGTGGGTTCACCGCTCTTCGAGCGTTTTTGCTATCCCCTGATTGTGGGTTTCAACAGCATTCCCAAAGTGGCTCTGGCACCGCTGTTCGTGGTCTGGATGGGTACAGGCTACGAGCCCAAGGTGGCCATTGCTTTTCTGATCGCCGTCTTTGCCGTGATTGTGGATACGGTGCAAGGCTTGCGCTCGGTCTCGCCCGACATTCTGGACCTGGGCCGCGTACTGAAAGGCGGGCCTGTTGCCCTGTTTTTCAAAGTGCGCCTGCCCTCTGCGCTGCCATCGATCATGGCGGGCCTGAAAGTGGCCCTGTCCCTGGCTTTGGTGGGGGCCATCGTGGGTGAGTTTGTGTCCTCCCAGCGCGGTCTGGGCTTTGTGATCATGAGCGCCCAAGGGGTGTTCGACACGGTGCGGGTGTTCTCCGCCCTGTTCATTCTGGCCGTAATGGGGCTGGTGTTGTATTTCCTGCTGGATGCAGTTGAAAAGCGCGCCACCCGTTTTCGGTCTCATTAG
- a CDS encoding ABC transporter ATP-binding protein gives MAARALSQDVRKRFEGARDVLALDGINVDIQPGQFISILGPSGCGKSTFLRCVAGLENISSGSLTVDQQPVSGPPDQVGMVFQRDALLEWRTIRDNILLPLEFAGKRTADYLDKVDQLLALTGLSQFADSYPRQLSGGMRQRASICRALVDDPRLLLMDEPFGALDALTRDNMNAELQRIWMKTGNTTLFVTHGIAEAVFLGDTVLVFSSRPGRILEQIKIDFPRPRPLSLRETPEFGRHVAHIRQLFGIADGAGDSHE, from the coding sequence ATGGCGGCGCGGGCTCTTTCTCAAGATGTGCGCAAGCGCTTTGAGGGCGCGCGCGATGTGCTGGCGCTAGATGGCATCAATGTCGATATTCAGCCAGGCCAGTTCATCAGCATTCTGGGCCCCAGCGGCTGCGGGAAAAGTACCTTCCTGCGTTGCGTGGCCGGGTTGGAAAACATCAGCAGTGGCTCCTTGACGGTAGACCAGCAACCCGTCAGCGGCCCGCCCGATCAGGTGGGCATGGTGTTTCAGCGCGATGCCTTGCTGGAGTGGCGCACCATACGCGACAACATCCTTTTGCCTTTGGAGTTTGCCGGCAAGCGCACGGCTGATTATCTGGACAAGGTGGACCAGCTGCTGGCCTTGACCGGCCTGTCCCAGTTTGCCGACAGCTATCCACGCCAGCTGTCCGGCGGCATGCGACAGCGGGCGTCCATCTGCCGCGCCCTGGTGGATGATCCGCGCCTGTTGCTGATGGACGAGCCTTTCGGTGCGCTGGATGCGCTGACACGCGACAACATGAACGCCGAGTTGCAACGCATCTGGATGAAAACGGGCAACACCACCTTGTTTGTGACGCACGGCATTGCCGAAGCCGTTTTCCTGGGCGATACCGTGCTGGTGTTCTCGTCCCGTCCGGGTCGCATTCTGGAGCAGATCAAGATCGACTTTCCCCGCCCGCGCCCGCTGTCCTTGCGCGAGACCCCGGAGTTCGGTCGGCATGTCGCTCATATCCGTCAATTGTTTGGTATTGCCGATGGCGCGGGAGACAGCCATGAATAA
- a CDS encoding ABC transporter substrate-binding protein has protein sequence MTERKALGGRVRLAIGATFLLSTWGAAAGPLNVKLDWTPWAVHAPFHLAVEKGWFKQAGLDVRLEDGNGSVTAVQIVGGSDRFDVGQAALASMVIARSKGLPVKGLATFATTSDIGVLVPKDSGISGPEGLKGLKIAYTAGSLEAPFVDAFLAAGELRRSDVDLLSVDAAGKAATYAVGRADAVISTIPFVLASVSRQRASNAIPFAQHGLDMVSFGLFTSEAKLASRGQELTTFSNVVAKSWNYIYNGHEQEAVDAIVAQRPNARLDKAILLDQLNILKTYFGPAVEQGSIGVNQPADWDKTIATLERVELIPAGQKATDYYQSGVVTPQSLSSLELK, from the coding sequence ATGACGGAGCGTAAAGCTTTGGGGGGACGTGTGCGCCTCGCAATCGGGGCCACCTTCTTGTTGAGCACCTGGGGGGCGGCAGCGGGGCCCTTGAATGTAAAGCTGGACTGGACCCCTTGGGCCGTCCATGCACCGTTTCATCTGGCCGTGGAAAAGGGCTGGTTCAAGCAGGCTGGCCTGGATGTACGGCTGGAAGATGGCAACGGTTCTGTTACGGCCGTGCAGATCGTGGGTGGCAGTGACCGCTTTGATGTGGGTCAGGCGGCGCTGGCCTCCATGGTGATTGCGCGCAGCAAGGGCTTGCCGGTCAAAGGGCTGGCTACCTTTGCCACGACTAGCGATATCGGCGTGCTGGTGCCCAAGGATTCGGGCATTAGCGGGCCGGAGGGTTTGAAGGGACTCAAGATCGCCTATACCGCCGGTTCTCTGGAAGCGCCTTTTGTGGATGCCTTCCTGGCGGCGGGCGAATTGCGCCGCAGCGATGTGGATCTGCTTAGCGTGGATGCCGCAGGCAAGGCCGCTACCTATGCGGTGGGCCGGGCTGATGCGGTGATCTCCACCATTCCTTTTGTGCTGGCTTCGGTGTCGCGTCAGCGCGCCTCCAATGCGATTCCTTTCGCCCAGCATGGTCTGGATATGGTCAGCTTTGGCCTGTTCACCAGCGAAGCCAAACTGGCCAGCCGGGGGCAGGAGCTGACGACCTTTTCCAACGTGGTGGCCAAGTCCTGGAACTACATTTACAACGGCCACGAGCAAGAGGCGGTGGATGCGATTGTGGCGCAACGCCCCAATGCACGTCTGGACAAGGCCATTTTGCTGGACCAGCTGAACATTCTTAAAACCTACTTCGGCCCGGCTGTCGAGCAAGGCAGCATTGGCGTGAACCAGCCTGCGGATTGGGACAAGACCATTGCCACGCTGGAACGGGTTGAGTTGATCCCGGCTGGCCAGAAAGCCACGGACTACTACCAGTCCGGCGTGGTCACCCCGCAATCCCTGAGCAGTCTGGAGCTGAAGTAA
- a CDS encoding xanthine dehydrogenase family Fe-S subunit, producing the protein MAEISIQVNGRQQKHEAESRTHLGDFIREKSRLTGTNLSCEHGVCGACTVLVDGRPVRSCITFAGACDGHEVTTVEGYDDDPIMSRLRTAFSEKHALQCGFCTPGMLATSRDIVLRLPDADEARVRIELSGNICRCTGYQGITAAILSVLQALRDQPDAQVEALRAAVVQNVQQDWNQNGFTTFEAVQEEVQAPAPVAAAAPAASGSADKGKGQAIQGGFDARFPADQVWAFMKDLPKVAGCLPGAIIESQEGATVQGKIAIKFGPMSAAFKGNATLEEDNERRAAVLRGEGVDSLSQSRARGDVSFQVNPDGKERSRVEVELVYSLQGPLAQFSRSGLVQDFVRRMIAEFGKNVNLRLEKPLAEGEEPVVAEFNPVKMFFSILWDRFKGLFRRS; encoded by the coding sequence ATGGCAGAAATCTCGATTCAAGTTAACGGTCGCCAGCAAAAGCACGAGGCCGAGTCGCGCACCCACCTGGGTGATTTCATCCGCGAGAAAAGCCGTTTGACCGGCACCAACCTGAGCTGTGAGCACGGTGTGTGTGGCGCATGCACGGTGCTGGTGGACGGTCGTCCGGTGCGCTCCTGCATTACCTTTGCCGGTGCTTGCGATGGTCACGAAGTCACCACCGTAGAGGGTTACGACGACGACCCGATCATGAGCCGTCTGCGTACTGCTTTTTCGGAAAAACATGCTTTGCAATGCGGCTTCTGTACGCCCGGCATGTTGGCCACCAGCCGCGATATTGTGCTGCGTTTGCCCGACGCGGACGAGGCCCGTGTGCGCATTGAACTGTCCGGCAATATTTGCCGCTGCACCGGCTATCAAGGTATTACGGCTGCCATTCTGTCCGTGCTGCAAGCCCTGCGCGATCAGCCCGACGCCCAGGTGGAAGCCTTGCGCGCCGCTGTGGTGCAGAACGTGCAGCAAGACTGGAACCAGAACGGCTTTACGACTTTTGAAGCTGTACAGGAAGAAGTGCAGGCTCCCGCTCCGGTGGCGGCTGCTGCGCCCGCCGCGTCCGGTAGTGCTGACAAGGGCAAGGGTCAGGCCATTCAAGGTGGTTTTGATGCCCGTTTCCCGGCCGATCAGGTTTGGGCTTTCATGAAGGATCTGCCCAAAGTGGCGGGCTGTCTGCCCGGCGCGATTATCGAGTCCCAGGAGGGGGCCACGGTACAGGGCAAGATTGCCATCAAGTTTGGCCCCATGTCGGCTGCCTTCAAGGGCAATGCCACGCTGGAGGAAGACAACGAACGCCGTGCCGCTGTGCTGCGCGGCGAGGGTGTGGACTCCTTGAGCCAGTCGCGTGCTCGTGGTGATGTCAGCTTTCAGGTCAATCCGGATGGCAAAGAGCGCAGCCGCGTGGAAGTGGAACTGGTGTATTCGCTGCAAGGGCCGCTGGCGCAGTTTTCGCGCTCCGGGCTGGTTCAGGATTTCGTGCGCCGCATGATTGCGGAGTTCGGCAAGAACGTGAACCTGCGCCTGGAAAAACCGCTGGCCGAAGGTGAAGAGCCGGTGGTGGCCGAGTTCAATCCGGTCAAGATGTTCTTCAGCATTTTGTGGGACCGCTTCAAGGGACTTTTCCGGCGCTCATAA
- a CDS encoding FAD binding domain-containing protein: MKAAKFEYEQAQSLKQIQDAYGSDPSALRLMGGSQSLGPMLNLRLVRPGRVLDVSAVPELRQASALKGQVRIGAAVTHAQIEDGIHELLRGHMMQKVAGRIAYRGVRNRGTLGGSLAHADPAADWVLTCAALGARINVRGTQGSRSVPMSEFMLAAYTTVLEAGEFIESVDVPEVSGSARWGYYKFTRKVGEFADASCACYFDPATRTARVVIGAMEGAPRSLPELAVKVAAQGAAVLEGDTIEAALQPYLAQRDEAHQVLFRTVVERSLKQALGVKG, translated from the coding sequence ATGAAGGCCGCCAAGTTTGAATACGAACAGGCCCAGAGCCTGAAACAGATCCAGGATGCCTATGGCAGCGACCCTTCAGCGCTGCGCTTGATGGGCGGTAGCCAGTCCCTGGGCCCCATGTTGAATCTGCGTCTGGTACGTCCAGGCCGTGTGCTGGACGTGTCGGCAGTGCCCGAACTGCGTCAGGCATCAGCCCTTAAAGGGCAGGTGCGTATCGGTGCAGCCGTGACTCACGCCCAGATTGAAGACGGCATTCACGAACTGCTGCGCGGTCACATGATGCAGAAAGTGGCAGGCCGCATCGCTTACCGGGGTGTGCGCAATCGCGGCACTCTGGGTGGCAGCCTGGCCCATGCGGACCCGGCCGCGGATTGGGTGCTGACCTGTGCCGCTTTGGGCGCACGCATCAATGTGCGTGGAACCCAGGGTAGCCGCAGCGTTCCCATGAGCGAATTCATGTTGGCCGCCTACACCACGGTGCTGGAAGCCGGTGAGTTTATCGAGTCCGTAGACGTGCCAGAAGTGTCCGGCTCAGCCCGTTGGGGTTACTACAAGTTCACCCGTAAAGTGGGCGAGTTTGCCGATGCCAGTTGTGCCTGCTATTTCGATCCGGCCACCCGCACGGCGCGCGTAGTGATTGGTGCCATGGAAGGCGCCCCGCGCTCCTTGCCCGAGCTGGCTGTGAAAGTGGCCGCACAAGGGGCTGCCGTCCTGGAAGGGGACACGATTGAAGCGGCCCTGCAGCCGTATCTGGCACAACGGGACGAAGCCCATCAGGTGCTGTTCCGTACGGTAGTAGAGCGCAGCCTGAAGCAAGCGCTGGGCGTGAAAGGTTAA
- a CDS encoding xanthine dehydrogenase family protein molybdopterin-binding subunit: MSQHSHPSSLGGQGVGARILRKEDARHLNGQGNFIGNMTMPGLQEVAFLRSPMAHARIRQINIEDSARAQVITRADMPDCLDIYAASTLPSYQASSMPPLASGSVRYVGEPVALAFGESRAVAEDVLEEIEALYDELPVYGSVQASLAAQSDLLHEGWQNNEFVTLRSDVAFEEHAARADRVIEHSVSLSRQCMLPMEGKAVLAYWDFQADQLVVYCGSQIPHMHRTGIAQFLGMDQAQVRVISPDVGGAFGYKCVLHQEELCVAWLAKTFRKPFRFMEDRREHLIAGANTREHQYRLKAHISNEGRLLALDAEIDIDGGAYSVWPFTVGLEVGQALGNLPGPYDFCGYRCRTRGVGTNKPGFMPYRGVARTGVCLAIEQMMDQIALAVGKSSWEIRLMNLVKGEQMPYVNVANKHYDSGDYPESLRRALAAVDVDAVLARQAKGEADGRLIGLGVASYTEQSAHGTSVFASWGTAVIPGFDQAFVRMTPDGGLEVRVGVHSHGQGMETSFAQIASEILGIPVAKIKVVHGDTGRTPFSTGTYASRSLVMSGGAVSKACKELLPRVRKIAAHMLKTDVDNMQHQGDMFSAGDRQVSIAQVADAWYINPQHLPEDVDPQGLELSVGYKPKVDTGSFTYASNAVVVAVDPRTGGVEVLKYVVVEDCGVMINPMIVEGQTIGGVAQGIGTALYEEMPYDEFGQPLASTLADYVMPGACEVPNIHIEHMESPSPNTEFGAKGMGEGGAIAPPAAIMSAINNALRSTGAQVSHTPVTPHRLLSAIRAAAQPANQQDKQPVSEVQA; the protein is encoded by the coding sequence ATGAGTCAGCACAGTCACCCGTCAAGCCTGGGTGGCCAAGGAGTGGGTGCGCGTATTCTCCGCAAGGAGGATGCGCGCCATCTCAATGGCCAGGGCAACTTCATCGGAAACATGACCATGCCAGGGCTGCAGGAAGTCGCCTTCCTGCGCAGCCCTATGGCGCATGCCCGTATTCGTCAGATCAATATTGAAGACAGCGCACGCGCGCAGGTTATTACCCGCGCCGATATGCCGGACTGTCTGGATATTTACGCCGCGTCCACCTTGCCCAGTTATCAGGCCTCCAGCATGCCGCCGCTGGCCTCGGGTAGTGTGCGTTATGTGGGCGAGCCGGTGGCTCTGGCCTTTGGCGAAAGCCGCGCCGTGGCCGAGGACGTTCTGGAAGAGATTGAAGCCTTGTATGACGAACTGCCGGTCTATGGCAGTGTGCAGGCCTCGCTGGCCGCACAGAGTGATCTGTTGCATGAAGGCTGGCAGAACAATGAGTTTGTGACACTGCGCTCGGACGTGGCTTTTGAAGAGCACGCCGCCCGTGCCGACCGCGTGATCGAGCATTCCGTCAGCCTGTCGCGTCAATGCATGTTGCCGATGGAAGGCAAGGCTGTTCTGGCCTACTGGGATTTCCAGGCCGATCAGTTGGTGGTGTATTGCGGAAGCCAGATCCCGCACATGCACCGTACCGGCATTGCCCAGTTTCTGGGCATGGATCAGGCGCAGGTGCGTGTGATTTCCCCCGATGTGGGTGGCGCCTTTGGTTATAAATGCGTGCTGCATCAAGAAGAGCTGTGCGTGGCCTGGTTGGCCAAGACTTTCCGCAAGCCATTCCGCTTCATGGAAGACCGTCGCGAGCACTTGATTGCGGGCGCGAATACCCGTGAACACCAATACCGCCTGAAAGCACACATCAGCAATGAAGGCCGCCTGCTGGCGCTGGACGCTGAAATTGATATTGATGGCGGCGCGTACTCTGTTTGGCCCTTTACCGTGGGGCTGGAAGTAGGCCAGGCCTTGGGTAACTTGCCCGGTCCTTACGATTTCTGTGGTTATCGTTGCCGCACGCGTGGTGTGGGCACCAACAAACCTGGTTTCATGCCATACCGTGGCGTGGCCCGTACGGGTGTCTGTCTGGCTATTGAACAGATGATGGACCAGATCGCTTTGGCGGTCGGCAAATCCTCCTGGGAAATTCGCCTGATGAACCTGGTGAAAGGCGAGCAAATGCCTTACGTCAACGTGGCCAACAAGCATTACGACTCGGGCGATTATCCAGAAAGCCTGCGCCGCGCCTTGGCAGCTGTGGATGTGGATGCTGTCCTGGCCCGTCAGGCCAAGGGTGAGGCTGATGGCCGCTTGATTGGTCTGGGTGTGGCTTCTTATACCGAGCAGTCTGCACACGGCACGTCCGTGTTTGCCAGCTGGGGTACGGCGGTGATTCCCGGTTTCGACCAGGCTTTTGTACGCATGACTCCGGACGGCGGTTTGGAAGTGCGCGTGGGTGTGCACTCGCACGGTCAGGGTATGGAAACGTCTTTTGCCCAGATCGCCAGCGAGATTCTGGGTATTCCCGTGGCCAAGATCAAAGTGGTGCACGGTGATACCGGCCGTACTCCATTCTCTACTGGCACGTACGCCTCGCGCTCCTTGGTGATGTCCGGTGGTGCAGTGTCCAAAGCCTGTAAAGAGCTGCTGCCGCGCGTGCGCAAGATTGCCGCGCATATGCTGAAAACCGATGTGGACAACATGCAGCATCAAGGCGATATGTTCAGTGCCGGTGACCGTCAGGTCAGCATCGCCCAAGTGGCCGATGCCTGGTACATCAACCCGCAGCATTTGCCTGAGGACGTGGACCCGCAAGGTCTGGAACTGTCCGTAGGCTACAAGCCCAAAGTCGATACTGGCAGCTTCACCTACGCCAGCAATGCCGTGGTGGTGGCGGTTGATCCGCGCACCGGCGGTGTGGAAGTGCTCAAGTACGTGGTGGTGGAAGACTGCGGCGTCATGATCAACCCCATGATTGTGGAAGGCCAGACTATTGGTGGCGTTGCCCAGGGGATTGGCACCGCTTTGTACGAAGAAATGCCGTACGACGAGTTTGGTCAGCCGCTGGCCTCCACCTTGGCAGACTACGTCATGCCCGGTGCCTGCGAAGTGCCTAATATTCATATCGAACACATGGAAAGCCCCTCGCCCAATACCGAGTTCGGTGCCAAGGGTATGGGTGAGGGTGGGGCGATTGCACCTCCCGCCGCCATCATGTCGGCCATCAATAATGCCTTGCGCTCCACGGGGGCACAGGTCTCGCACACGCCCGTGACACCGCATCGACTGCTAAGCGCGATTCGCGCCGCAGCACAGCCCGCCAATCAGCAAGATAAACAGCCCGTGTCGGAGGTTCAGGCATGA
- a CDS encoding TRAP transporter substrate-binding protein, with protein MERRSFLLKSATVAGAGLAAVAAPAIAQNSPTVRWRMSTGWPKSLDTIYGSAEALCKRVSELTEGKFEIRAFPGGELVPYAQNMDAISNGTVECNHVLSTAFVGKNTAVTFDTGLSFGMNARQHNSWVHFGGGLKLLREMYSQYNIVNFVAGNVGVQMGGWFRKEIKDLDSLQGLKMRIGGIGGMVLSKLGAVPQQIPPSDIYSSLEKGTIDAAEWIGPYDDEKLGLNKVAPFYYSPGWFEGSASLTTMVNKDAWEALPANFKAAFETACNEQTMLSLAKYDALNPGALRKLVAEGAKLRYFPKDVMKAAYDKSQELWKELSDSNADFAKIYPSWKAFQEQEASWFRVAESALDNFTFSELGKRS; from the coding sequence ATGGAGCGTCGTAGTTTTCTGCTGAAATCGGCAACGGTCGCTGGTGCAGGTTTGGCAGCAGTAGCCGCCCCTGCAATTGCACAAAACAGCCCCACCGTACGCTGGCGTATGTCCACCGGCTGGCCCAAAAGCCTGGACACCATTTACGGTTCGGCCGAAGCGCTGTGCAAACGTGTCAGCGAGCTGACCGAAGGCAAGTTTGAAATCCGCGCTTTCCCCGGTGGCGAACTGGTGCCTTACGCTCAGAATATGGATGCCATCAGCAACGGCACGGTCGAGTGCAACCACGTGCTCAGTACCGCGTTTGTGGGCAAGAACACCGCCGTAACCTTTGATACTGGCTTGTCCTTTGGTATGAACGCCCGCCAGCACAATTCCTGGGTTCACTTCGGTGGCGGCCTGAAATTGCTGCGCGAAATGTACAGCCAGTACAACATCGTGAACTTTGTGGCTGGTAACGTGGGCGTGCAAATGGGTGGTTGGTTCCGCAAGGAAATCAAGGACCTGGATAGCCTGCAAGGCCTGAAAATGCGTATCGGCGGTATCGGCGGTATGGTGTTGTCCAAACTGGGCGCGGTGCCTCAGCAGATTCCACCTAGCGACATTTACTCCTCGCTGGAAAAAGGCACGATTGATGCGGCCGAGTGGATTGGCCCCTACGACGACGAAAAACTGGGCTTGAACAAAGTCGCTCCCTTCTACTACTCCCCCGGCTGGTTCGAGGGTAGTGCGTCCCTGACCACCATGGTCAATAAAGATGCCTGGGAAGCCTTGCCTGCCAACTTCAAGGCAGCATTCGAGACGGCCTGTAACGAGCAGACCATGCTCAGCCTGGCCAAGTACGATGCCTTGAACCCCGGCGCCCTGCGCAAGCTGGTGGCTGAAGGTGCCAAGCTGCGCTACTTCCCCAAGGACGTCATGAAGGCCGCCTACGACAAGTCCCAGGAACTGTGGAAGGAACTGTCGGACAGCAACGCCGATTTTGCCAAGATCTATCCAAGCTGGAAGGCCTTCCAGGAACAGGAAGCCAGTTGGTTCCGGGTGGCCGAAAGCGCCCTGGACAACTTCACCTTCAGCGAGTTGGGCAAGCGCAGTTAA
- a CDS encoding non-heme iron oxygenase ferredoxin subunit: MNWIKISETDAIDNEESLAIEWEGKKLALHKLDDEFHLTDNVCTHQYALLSDGYLEDGCVECPLHQAKFCLRTGKAMNAPATVDIKVYPLRIEGNDILADLSQA; this comes from the coding sequence TTGAACTGGATAAAAATTTCCGAAACCGATGCCATCGACAACGAAGAGTCCCTGGCAATCGAGTGGGAAGGCAAGAAACTGGCCCTGCACAAACTGGATGACGAGTTCCACCTGACCGACAACGTCTGTACCCACCAATATGCCCTGCTGTCCGACGGCTATCTGGAAGACGGTTGTGTGGAATGTCCCCTGCATCAGGCCAAGTTCTGTTTGCGCACTGGCAAGGCCATGAACGCCCCTGCCACGGTGGACATCAAGGTCTATCCGCTGCGCATTGAAGGCAACGATATTCTGGCCGACTTGAGTCAGGCCTGA